The Pyrus communis chromosome 9, drPyrComm1.1, whole genome shotgun sequence genome has a segment encoding these proteins:
- the LOC137744367 gene encoding uncharacterized protein, with product MKPPFGTFKVNCDGAWCSSTGVGGFGWVVRDFARIFQDDGGVRNVRCVSSVMAETKALRAALVACVERGFGVVQVETDSKVLLDMINGILQPEAVLEGILWDVNHIKQQFYSVQFLYAPRACNEASYVMRMGDSHLWDGLEPERLFNTLATDVNISIRI from the coding sequence ATGAAACCCCCATTCGGTACCTTCAAAGTGAATTGTGATGGTGCTTGGTGTAGCAGTACAGGGGTGGGTGGGTTTGGATGGGTTGTGAGGGATTTTGCGAGGATCTTTCAAGATGATGGAGGTGTGAGGAATGTTCGATGTGTATCCAGTGTCATGGCGGAAACTAAGGCACTAAGAGCGGCGTTGGTGGCTTGTGTGGAAAGAGGATTTGGGGTGGTTCAGGTTGAAACTGATTCTAAGGTCCTGCTTGATATGATCAATGGGATCTTGCAACCGGAGGCTGTCTTGGAGGGTATTTTATGGGATGTTAATCACATTAAGCAACAATTTTATTCTGTTCAATTTCTGTATGCTCCTCGTGCCTGTAATGAGGCTTCTTATGTCATGCGTATGGGGGATAGTCATTTATGGGATGGATTAGAACCAGAGAGGTTGTTTAACACTTTGGCTACTGATGTAAACATTTCGATTCGTATTTAA